A single genomic interval of Mustela nigripes isolate SB6536 chromosome 7, MUSNIG.SB6536, whole genome shotgun sequence harbors:
- the CNNM3 gene encoding metal transporter CNNM3 isoform X1 — protein MAAAAAAAGPLGWLLAALCLGNAAVKAASGPRVLGVCLEEDGAADVGWERGEEVRTAREATFRLRLFGSGLANSSWSWVAPEGAGCPEGGPAAASEEAVAPTGEWRALLRLRAEAVRPHSALLAVRGEPDASAAEEAVAPAGEWSALLRLRAEAVRPHSALLAVRVEPGGAAAEEAAPPWALGLGAAGLLALAALARGLQLSALALAPAEVQVLRESGSEAERAAARRLEPARRWAGCALGALLLLASLAQAALAVLLYRAAGQRAVPAVLGSAGLVFLVGEVVPAAVSGRWTLALAPRALLLSRLAVLLTLPVALPVGQLLELAARPGRLRERVLELARGGGDPYSDLSKGVLRCRTVEDVLTPLEDCFMLDASAVLDFGVLASIMQSGHTRIPVYEEERSNIVDMLYLKDLAFVDPEDCTPLSTITRFYNHPLHFVFNDTKLDAVLEEFKRGKSHLAIVQKVNNEGEGDPFYEVLGLVTLEDVIEEIIKSEILDESEDYREAAVRKKPAPLSAPLRRKEDFSLFKVSDDEYKVKISPQLLLATQQFLSQEVDVFSPLRISEKVLLHLLKHPSVNQEVRFDESNRLAAHHYLYQRSQPVDYFILILQGRVEVEIGKEGLKFENGAFTYYGVSALTSPSSVHQSPVSSLQSLRHDLPPEPADGACLSAYCPDYTVRALSDLQLIKVTRLQYLNALLATRAQSLPQSPENTDLQVIPGSQTRLLGDKTATAAGPHHSRPGLPAEESPGRNPGV, from the exons atggcggcggcggcggcggcggcgggtccTTTAGGCTGGTTGCTCGCCGCGCTGTGCCTGGGCAACGCCGCCGTAAAGGCGGCGTCGGGCCCGCGAGTGTTGGGCGTCTGTCTGGAGGAGGACGGAGCCGCGGACGTGGGGTGGGAGCGCGGCGAAGAGGTGCGGACTGCACGGGAGGCCACCTTCCGCCTACGCCTCTTCGGCTCCGGCTTGGCCAACAGCTCCTGGTCTTGGGTGGCCCCCGAGGGGGCGGGCTGCCCCGAGGGCGGGCCGGCCGCGGCGTCCGAGGAGGCGGTGGCCCCCACGGGCGAGTGGCGTGCACTGCTGCGCCTGCGCGCCGAGGCCGTGCGCCCGCACTCGGCGCTGCTGGCGGTGCGCGGGGAGCCGGACGCGTCGGCGGCCGAGGAGGCGGTGGCCCCTGCGGGCGAGTGGAGCGCGCTGCTGCGCCTGCGCGCCGAGGCCGTGCGCCCGCATTCCGCGCTGCTGGCGGTGCGCGTGGAGCCAGGCGGCGCGGCAGCCGAGGAGGCGGCGCCGCCCTGGGCATTGGGCCTGGGGGCGGCGGGGCTGCTGGCGCTGGCGGCGCTGGCGCGGGGCCTGCAGCTGAGCGCGCTGGCGCTGGCGCCGGCCGAGGTGCAGGTGCTGCGCGAGAGCGGCTCCGAGGCTGAGCGTGCGGCGGCGCGGCGCCTAGAGCCCGCGCGGCGCTGGGCCGGCTGCGCCCTGGGCGCGCTGTTGCTACTGGCCAGTCTGGCGCAGGCGGCGCTGGCGGTGCTGCTGTACCGCGCGGCCGGCCAGCGCGCCGTACCCGCCGTGCTGGGCAGCGCAGGGCTCGTGTTCCTGGTGGGCGAGGTGGTGCCGGCTGCCGTGAGCGGGCGCTGGACGTTGGCGCTGGCGCCGCGCGCGCTCCTCCTCAGCCGCCTCGCGGTGCTGCTGACGCTGCCCGTGGCGCTGCCCGTGGGCCAATTGCTGGAGCTGGCTGCGCGGCCCGGGCGGCTGCGGGAGCGCGTGCTGGAGCTGGCCCGCGGGGGCGGCGACCCCTACAGCGATCTCAGCAAGGGCGTGCTGCGCTGCCGGACGGTGGAGGACGTGCTCACGCCGCTCGAGGACTGCTTCATGCTGGATGCCAGCGCCGTGCTGGACTTCGGCGTCCTGGCCAGCATCATGCAGAGCGGCCACACGCGCATCCCAGTGTATGAGGAGGAGCGCTCCAACATCGTGGACATGCTCTACCTCAAGGACTTGGCCTTCGTGGATCCCGAAGACTGCACGCCGCTCAGCACCATCACCCGCTTCTACAACCATCCACTCCACTTCGTCTTCAACGACACCAAGCTGGACGCTGTCCTGGAGGAGTTCAAACGAG GGAAGTCCCACCTGGCCATCGTGCAGAAGGTGAACAACGAGGGTGAAGGTGACCCCTTCTACGAGGTGCTGGGCCTGGTCACCCTGGAGGACGTCATTGAGGAGATCATCAAGTCTGAGATCCTGGACGAGTCTGAGGACTACC GAGAGGCTGCCGTGAGGAAGAAGCCTGCTCCTCTGAGTGCCCCTCTCAGGCGGAAAGAGGACTTCTCCCTGTTCAAGGTGTCTGATGATGAATATAAAGTGAAGATCTCACCTCAGCTGCTCTTGGCCACCCAGCAATTCCTGTCCCAAG AGGTGGATGTGTTCAGCCCCTTGCGGATCTCCGAGAAGGTCCTGCTGCACCTGCTGAAGCATCCCAGCGTCAACCAGGAAGTGAGGTTTGATGAGAGCAACCGTTTAGCTGCTCACCATTACCTGTACCAGCGTAGCCAGCCAGTGGACTACTTCATTCTCATCCTGCAG GGCAGGGTTGAGGTGGAGATCGGGAAAGAGGGCCTGAAGTTTGAGAATGGGGCCTTCACCTACTATGGAGTGTCTGCCCTGACATCACCATCCTCGG TTCACCAGTCCCCGGTGTCCTCGCTCCAGTCCCTCCGCCACGACCTGCCGCCCGAGCCAGCCGATGGTGCCTGCTTGTCTGCGTACTGTCCTGACTACACCGTGAGGGCCCTCTCTGACCTGCAGCTCATTAAG GTCACGCGGCTGCAGTACCTCAATGCACTCCTGGCTACCCGAGCCCAGAGCCTGCCACAGTCCCCGGAGAACACAGACCTCCAGGTCATCCCAGGAAGCCAGACCAGGCTCCTTGGGGACAAGACAGCCACAGCAGCAG
- the CNNM3 gene encoding metal transporter CNNM3 isoform X2 — protein MAAAAAAAGPLGWLLAALCLGNAAVKAASGPRVLGVCLEEDGAADVGWERGEEVRTAREATFRLRLFGSGLANSSWSWVAPEGAGCPEGGPAAASEEAVAPTGEWRALLRLRAEAVRPHSALLAVRGEPDASAAEEAVAPAGEWSALLRLRAEAVRPHSALLAVRVEPGGAAAEEAAPPWALGLGAAGLLALAALARGLQLSALALAPAEVQVLRESGSEAERAAARRLEPARRWAGCALGALLLLASLAQAALAVLLYRAAGQRAVPAVLGSAGLVFLVGEVVPAAVSGRWTLALAPRALLLSRLAVLLTLPVALPVGQLLELAARPGRLRERVLELARGGGDPYSDLSKGVLRCRTVEDVLTPLEDCFMLDASAVLDFGVLASIMQSGHTRIPVYEEERSNIVDMLYLKDLAFVDPEDCTPLSTITRFYNHPLHFVFNDTKLDAVLEEFKRGKSHLAIVQKVNNEGEGDPFYEVLGLVTLEDVIEEIIKSEILDESEDYREAAVRKKPAPLSAPLRRKEDFSLFKVSDDEYKVKISPQLLLATQQFLSQEVDVFSPLRISEKVLLHLLKHPSVNQEVRFDESNRLAAHHYLYQRSQPVDYFILILQAR, from the exons atggcggcggcggcggcggcggcgggtccTTTAGGCTGGTTGCTCGCCGCGCTGTGCCTGGGCAACGCCGCCGTAAAGGCGGCGTCGGGCCCGCGAGTGTTGGGCGTCTGTCTGGAGGAGGACGGAGCCGCGGACGTGGGGTGGGAGCGCGGCGAAGAGGTGCGGACTGCACGGGAGGCCACCTTCCGCCTACGCCTCTTCGGCTCCGGCTTGGCCAACAGCTCCTGGTCTTGGGTGGCCCCCGAGGGGGCGGGCTGCCCCGAGGGCGGGCCGGCCGCGGCGTCCGAGGAGGCGGTGGCCCCCACGGGCGAGTGGCGTGCACTGCTGCGCCTGCGCGCCGAGGCCGTGCGCCCGCACTCGGCGCTGCTGGCGGTGCGCGGGGAGCCGGACGCGTCGGCGGCCGAGGAGGCGGTGGCCCCTGCGGGCGAGTGGAGCGCGCTGCTGCGCCTGCGCGCCGAGGCCGTGCGCCCGCATTCCGCGCTGCTGGCGGTGCGCGTGGAGCCAGGCGGCGCGGCAGCCGAGGAGGCGGCGCCGCCCTGGGCATTGGGCCTGGGGGCGGCGGGGCTGCTGGCGCTGGCGGCGCTGGCGCGGGGCCTGCAGCTGAGCGCGCTGGCGCTGGCGCCGGCCGAGGTGCAGGTGCTGCGCGAGAGCGGCTCCGAGGCTGAGCGTGCGGCGGCGCGGCGCCTAGAGCCCGCGCGGCGCTGGGCCGGCTGCGCCCTGGGCGCGCTGTTGCTACTGGCCAGTCTGGCGCAGGCGGCGCTGGCGGTGCTGCTGTACCGCGCGGCCGGCCAGCGCGCCGTACCCGCCGTGCTGGGCAGCGCAGGGCTCGTGTTCCTGGTGGGCGAGGTGGTGCCGGCTGCCGTGAGCGGGCGCTGGACGTTGGCGCTGGCGCCGCGCGCGCTCCTCCTCAGCCGCCTCGCGGTGCTGCTGACGCTGCCCGTGGCGCTGCCCGTGGGCCAATTGCTGGAGCTGGCTGCGCGGCCCGGGCGGCTGCGGGAGCGCGTGCTGGAGCTGGCCCGCGGGGGCGGCGACCCCTACAGCGATCTCAGCAAGGGCGTGCTGCGCTGCCGGACGGTGGAGGACGTGCTCACGCCGCTCGAGGACTGCTTCATGCTGGATGCCAGCGCCGTGCTGGACTTCGGCGTCCTGGCCAGCATCATGCAGAGCGGCCACACGCGCATCCCAGTGTATGAGGAGGAGCGCTCCAACATCGTGGACATGCTCTACCTCAAGGACTTGGCCTTCGTGGATCCCGAAGACTGCACGCCGCTCAGCACCATCACCCGCTTCTACAACCATCCACTCCACTTCGTCTTCAACGACACCAAGCTGGACGCTGTCCTGGAGGAGTTCAAACGAG GGAAGTCCCACCTGGCCATCGTGCAGAAGGTGAACAACGAGGGTGAAGGTGACCCCTTCTACGAGGTGCTGGGCCTGGTCACCCTGGAGGACGTCATTGAGGAGATCATCAAGTCTGAGATCCTGGACGAGTCTGAGGACTACC GAGAGGCTGCCGTGAGGAAGAAGCCTGCTCCTCTGAGTGCCCCTCTCAGGCGGAAAGAGGACTTCTCCCTGTTCAAGGTGTCTGATGATGAATATAAAGTGAAGATCTCACCTCAGCTGCTCTTGGCCACCCAGCAATTCCTGTCCCAAG AGGTGGATGTGTTCAGCCCCTTGCGGATCTCCGAGAAGGTCCTGCTGCACCTGCTGAAGCATCCCAGCGTCAACCAGGAAGTGAGGTTTGATGAGAGCAACCGTTTAGCTGCTCACCATTACCTGTACCAGCGTAGCCAGCCAGTGGACTACTTCATTCTCATCCTGCAG GCAAGGTAA